One segment of Dolichospermum sp. DET69 DNA contains the following:
- a CDS encoding rRNA large subunit pseudouridine synthase E, with protein MNNRYIIFHKPYGVLSQFTQESPKHITLKEYIDVPDVYPVGRLDWDSEGLLLLTNDGQLQHRLAHPRFGHQRTYWAQVERIPDVDAIHKLQTGVEIQDYRTRPAQVRLLLEEPSVVQRIPPIRFRKSIPTAWLEMTLTEGKNRQVRRMTATVGFPTLRLIRVSIGNIQLHDLAPGQWRELNLLEVTRLNYAPES; from the coding sequence ATGAATAATCGGTATATTATTTTTCACAAACCCTATGGCGTTTTAAGCCAATTTACCCAAGAAAGTCCTAAACATATTACTCTTAAAGAGTATATAGATGTTCCCGATGTTTATCCTGTAGGGCGTTTAGATTGGGATAGTGAAGGGTTGCTGTTATTAACAAATGATGGACAGTTGCAACATCGTCTGGCACATCCGCGTTTTGGTCATCAACGTACCTATTGGGCGCAGGTAGAACGTATCCCCGACGTTGATGCAATTCATAAGCTACAAACTGGGGTAGAAATTCAAGATTACCGGACTCGTCCTGCTCAAGTTAGGTTATTGTTAGAAGAACCATCGGTAGTCCAACGCATTCCACCCATTAGATTTCGGAAAAGTATTCCCACGGCTTGGTTAGAAATGACTCTGACTGAAGGTAAAAATCGCCAAGTCCGTCGGATGACGGCTACTGTGGGTTTTCCAACTTTGCGGTTAATCAGAGTCAGTATTGGTAATATTCAATTACACGATTTAGCACCAGGACAATGGCGAGAACTCAATCTCTTAGAAGTTACAAGGCTGAATTATGCGCCGGAGAGCTAA
- a CDS encoding type II toxin-antitoxin system HicA family toxin encodes MSDKLSAITPKKALRKLKKAGFIENHQKGSHLVLEHSDGRMVVLPMHSKDIPIGTLHAIVIHQAKLSLEAWQNL; translated from the coding sequence ATGAGTGATAAATTATCTGCTATTACTCCTAAAAAAGCATTACGTAAATTAAAGAAAGCCGGATTTATAGAAAATCATCAAAAAGGTAGTCATTTAGTTTTAGAACATTCCGATGGCAGAATGGTTGTATTACCAATGCACAGTAAAGATATTCCAATTGGCACATTACACGCTATTGTAATTCATCAAGCTAAATTGAGTTTAGAAGCATGGCAAAATCTCTAA
- a CDS encoding phosphodiester glycosidase family protein encodes MTISKISRRSFLFLGGATLAQGLTLTLPSHAQVVQVNKSQINGIPFYQTIVDLTDPKTFITMGLAKNAAFANTIQKTSGDEEFSKLVARYKAAVVANGTFFAKNPQKTVMGNMVAGGKFVKYSHWENFGTTLGLGVGNKPEMVTARVEGKPEWHKHWFSLTCGPRLLRQGEIWLNPSIEGFKDPNVLGNSARTAIGFTQDRTKLILANFEINLSLRQEAEAMKAIGCYEAMNLDGGASRALASKTNIVVPAGRPLTNVIVIYDATNPAPKFLEQAWLKFQQGERSGIPAS; translated from the coding sequence ATGACAATTAGCAAAATCAGCCGCAGATCCTTTTTATTTCTTGGTGGAGCAACCTTAGCACAAGGGTTAACCCTAACATTACCTAGTCATGCCCAAGTTGTACAGGTAAACAAAAGTCAAATTAATGGTATCCCTTTTTATCAAACCATAGTTGACCTCACAGATCCAAAGACTTTTATCACAATGGGGTTAGCCAAAAATGCCGCCTTTGCTAACACAATTCAAAAAACCAGTGGTGATGAAGAATTTAGTAAATTAGTGGCGCGTTATAAGGCTGCCGTAGTTGCTAACGGCACATTTTTTGCCAAAAATCCTCAAAAAACAGTTATGGGTAATATGGTAGCCGGGGGCAAATTTGTCAAATACAGTCATTGGGAAAACTTTGGTACTACCTTGGGATTAGGAGTTGGCAACAAACCAGAAATGGTGACAGCAAGAGTAGAGGGCAAACCAGAATGGCATAAACATTGGTTTTCTCTAACTTGTGGACCGAGATTATTGCGACAAGGGGAAATATGGCTAAACCCCAGTATTGAAGGGTTTAAAGATCCCAATGTTTTAGGTAATAGCGCCCGAACAGCCATTGGTTTTACTCAGGATCGCACAAAACTGATTCTAGCGAACTTTGAAATTAATCTTTCTTTACGGCAAGAGGCTGAAGCCATGAAAGCAATCGGTTGTTACGAAGCTATGAATTTAGATGGTGGAGCATCTAGAGCTTTAGCCAGCAAAACTAATATTGTAGTTCCTGCTGGTAGACCTTTAACTAATGTAATTGTTATTTATGATGCCACTAATCCTGCCCCTAAATTTCTAGAACAGGCATGGCTGAAGTTTCAACAAGGAGAACGCTCTGGTATACCTGCTTCTTAA
- the dnaK gene encoding molecular chaperone DnaK: protein MAKVVGIDLGTTNSCVAVMEGGKPTVIANAEGFRTTPSVVAFAKNGDNLVGQIAKRQAVMNPENTFYSVKRFIGRRFEEITNEATEVSYKVLSSGGNVKVDSPGAGKQFAPEEISAKVLRKLVEDASKYLGETVTQAVITVPAYFNDSQRQATKDAGKIAGIDVLRIINEPTAASLAYGFDKKSNETILVFDLGGGTFDVSVLEVGDGVFEVLSTSGDTHLGGDDFDKKIVDFLAEQFKKDEGIDLRKDKQALQRLTEAAEKAKIELSSVSQAEINLPFITATQEGPKHLDTTLTRAKFEELCSDLIDRCRIPVEDALKGAKLNKTNIDEVVLVGGSTRIPAVQDVVKRVLGKDPNQTVNPDEVVAVGAAIQAGVLAGDVTGILLLDVTPLSLGVETLGGVMTKIIPRNTTIPTKKSEVFSTAVDGQSNVEIHVLQGEREFANDNKSLGTFRLDGIPPAPRGVPQIEVTFDIDANGILNVAAKDKGTGKEQSISITGASTLDKNDVERMVREAEQNASSDKERREKIERKNQADSLAYQAEKQLEELGDKVPAADKTKVEGLIKEVREAVAQENDAQIEKLMPELQQALFAIGSNIYQQAGGDAGAAGNEPPSGGSAPSGDDVIDADFTESK, encoded by the coding sequence ATGGCAAAAGTAGTTGGAATTGATTTAGGGACGACAAACTCTTGCGTGGCAGTAATGGAAGGCGGTAAACCCACTGTTATCGCTAATGCGGAAGGTTTTCGGACAACACCCTCAGTGGTTGCGTTTGCTAAAAATGGCGACAATTTAGTGGGTCAAATCGCTAAACGCCAAGCGGTAATGAACCCAGAAAATACTTTTTATTCGGTGAAACGCTTTATTGGTCGTCGTTTTGAGGAAATTACCAATGAAGCTACAGAAGTTTCTTATAAAGTTCTCAGTAGTGGCGGTAACGTTAAGGTAGATTCTCCCGGTGCTGGTAAACAATTTGCTCCTGAAGAAATTTCAGCGAAAGTTCTTCGCAAATTAGTTGAAGATGCTAGTAAATATCTGGGTGAAACTGTTACCCAAGCTGTAATTACCGTTCCTGCTTACTTCAATGACTCTCAGCGCCAAGCGACAAAAGACGCTGGAAAAATCGCCGGTATTGATGTTCTCCGCATTATCAATGAACCTACTGCTGCTTCCCTAGCCTATGGTTTTGATAAGAAGAGCAATGAAACCATTCTGGTATTTGACTTGGGTGGTGGTACTTTCGACGTATCCGTTCTAGAAGTAGGTGACGGTGTATTTGAAGTATTATCAACATCCGGTGATACTCACCTTGGTGGTGACGACTTTGATAAAAAAATCGTTGATTTCTTAGCTGAACAGTTCAAAAAAGACGAAGGTATTGACCTGCGTAAAGATAAACAAGCTTTACAACGACTGACTGAAGCGGCAGAAAAAGCTAAAATTGAACTTTCTAGCGTTAGTCAGGCAGAAATTAACCTGCCATTTATTACCGCTACCCAAGAGGGTCCCAAGCATTTAGATACAACTCTCACTCGCGCTAAGTTTGAAGAACTTTGTTCTGATTTAATTGACCGTTGCCGCATTCCTGTAGAAGACGCGCTCAAAGGTGCGAAATTAAATAAGACCAATATTGATGAAGTGGTTCTCGTTGGTGGTTCTACCCGGATTCCCGCTGTTCAAGATGTGGTCAAACGGGTGTTAGGTAAAGATCCTAACCAAACTGTTAACCCTGATGAAGTTGTAGCTGTTGGTGCGGCTATTCAAGCGGGTGTTTTGGCTGGTGATGTTACAGGTATCTTGTTGTTAGACGTAACACCATTATCCTTGGGTGTAGAAACCTTGGGTGGGGTGATGACTAAGATTATTCCTCGCAACACCACAATTCCTACTAAGAAATCAGAAGTCTTCTCTACGGCTGTAGACGGACAAAGCAATGTGGAAATTCATGTTCTCCAAGGTGAGAGAGAATTTGCTAACGATAATAAGAGTTTAGGAACTTTCCGTTTGGATGGTATTCCTCCTGCTCCTCGTGGTGTTCCTCAAATTGAAGTGACCTTTGATATTGACGCTAACGGTATTCTCAACGTGGCGGCGAAGGATAAGGGGACTGGTAAGGAACAATCTATCAGTATTACCGGTGCTTCTACTCTCGATAAGAATGATGTAGAACGCATGGTTAGAGAAGCTGAACAAAATGCTTCTTCTGATAAGGAACGTCGTGAGAAGATTGAACGCAAAAACCAAGCTGATTCTTTAGCTTATCAAGCTGAAAAGCAGTTGGAAGAGTTGGGTGATAAGGTTCCCGCTGCTGATAAGACTAAGGTTGAAGGTTTAATCAAGGAAGTGCGAGAAGCTGTTGCTCAAGAAAATGATGCTCAAATCGAGAAGTTAATGCCAGAATTGCAACAAGCTTTGTTTGCGATTGGTAGCAATATCTATCAACAAGCTGGTGGTGATGCTGGTGCTGCTGGTAATGAACCTCCAAGCGGTGGTTCTGCTCCCTCTGGTGATGATGTCATTGATGCTGATTTCACTGAAAGCAAATAG
- a CDS encoding N-6 DNA methylase, which produces MNNLQTYIQEVTQIYQQQNATEHTYRPALKKLIDSLDSQIQAINEPKRIACGAPDFVVKNGILEVGHIEAKDIGISLKKVEKTAQMGRYFQALGNLILTDYLEFRWYIQGELKLSASLGTIDKNKKIKVDKEGIQEVDQLLRQFLLAKVPQVTTPKDLAKRMASLAQLMRDAIKSALQDVDNGGMLRQQLESFQRVLIKDLTVEQFADMYAQTICYGLFAARCNTDNPHTFSRETAAFKLPKTNPFLRSIFGQIAGPDLDDRISWAVDNLANILQQTEMAEILQDFGKRTRREDPVVHFYETFLAEYDPKMRESRGVYYTPEPVVDYIVKSVDYILKHKFNISKGLADSKKIKIPNPKGEGTIETHQVLILDPAVGTGTFMHSVIDFIYDKFKSQKGMWSSYVSQHLLPRLFGFELLMAPYTVAHMKLGLQLQELGYDFSSEERLRIYLTNTLQEAFQIPAADGFMNRIRDEAEAAKDVKQDVPVMVILGNPPYSYESINTDPWIVGLVRDYYQVDGKPLGERNPKGLLDDYVKFIRFAQHRVSETGYGIVALITNHGYLDNPTFRGMRQNLMQTFDEIYVLDLHGNSKKKEVCPDGSQDKNVFDIQQGVAISIFIKYENSQQKLASVYHADLWGMREVYENKELVGGKYHWLSENDISSTDWKILNPQKEFYLFSPQNTDLLPEYEQGWKITEIMLTNSTGVKTHRDHFVISFDSGDLQKRIEDFRNLDIRDKEIEEKYNLKDTRDWQINHTRKSLSKNNEWKKYFTKCLYRPFDFREYYHHQDVVELPRQDVIQHIINCDNLGLIATRQITSLTFSHILCTEYIIEMKTCSHDRGTNIFPLYLYPTNTPTLFDSPPTNAPGGRKPNLSPEFITEFSQKLGLEFISDGKGDKTKTFAPEDIFNYIYAIFHSPNYRQRYAEFLKIDFPRVPLTSNSALFWELVIKGDKLVKYHLMKETGTEISTYPIPGSDIVEQVKYNENHQQIWINSEQYFDQVPPQIWNFYIGGYQVCQKWLKDRKGRELNFDDINHYQNIISIISETIKIMEDIDIIIEKYGSFPLE; this is translated from the coding sequence ATGAATAATCTACAAACCTACATCCAAGAAGTTACACAAATTTATCAACAACAAAATGCCACAGAACATACATATCGCCCAGCATTAAAGAAGTTAATAGATTCTTTAGATTCTCAAATTCAAGCTATTAATGAACCGAAAAGAATCGCTTGCGGTGCGCCAGATTTTGTGGTGAAAAATGGTATTTTGGAAGTTGGACATATTGAAGCTAAAGATATTGGTATTTCTCTCAAGAAAGTAGAAAAAACTGCCCAAATGGGGCGTTATTTTCAGGCTTTAGGTAATTTGATTTTAACTGATTATTTAGAATTTCGTTGGTATATTCAAGGAGAATTAAAATTATCTGCTTCTTTAGGAACAATTGATAAAAACAAAAAAATCAAAGTTGATAAGGAAGGAATACAAGAGGTTGACCAACTTTTACGGCAATTTTTATTAGCTAAAGTTCCCCAAGTCACCACACCGAAGGATTTAGCTAAACGTATGGCTAGTTTAGCGCAGTTAATGAGAGATGCTATCAAAAGTGCTTTACAGGATGTAGATAATGGGGGAATGTTACGTCAGCAGTTAGAGTCATTTCAACGAGTATTAATTAAGGATTTGACGGTAGAACAATTTGCAGATATGTACGCCCAAACTATTTGTTATGGATTATTTGCAGCCAGATGTAATACTGATAATCCTCATACTTTTTCGCGGGAAACAGCAGCTTTTAAATTACCAAAAACTAATCCATTTTTGAGGAGTATTTTTGGACAAATAGCCGGACCTGATTTAGATGATAGAATTAGTTGGGCTGTGGATAATTTAGCGAATATTCTGCAACAAACGGAAATGGCAGAAATTCTCCAAGATTTTGGTAAACGGACTCGCAGAGAAGATCCTGTTGTCCATTTTTATGAGACGTTTTTGGCAGAATATGATCCGAAAATGCGGGAATCAAGAGGGGTTTATTATACTCCTGAACCTGTGGTTGATTATATTGTTAAAAGTGTGGATTATATTCTCAAACATAAGTTTAATATTAGTAAAGGTTTAGCAGATTCTAAAAAAATTAAAATTCCTAATCCTAAAGGGGAAGGAACTATAGAAACCCATCAAGTTTTGATTTTAGATCCTGCGGTGGGAACAGGGACTTTTATGCACAGTGTGATTGATTTTATTTATGATAAGTTTAAATCTCAAAAAGGGATGTGGTCAAGTTATGTTAGTCAACATTTATTACCCCGTTTATTTGGGTTTGAATTGTTGATGGCACCTTATACTGTAGCACACATGAAACTGGGGTTACAGTTGCAAGAATTGGGTTATGATTTTAGTTCTGAGGAGCGGTTAAGGATTTATTTAACTAATACATTACAAGAAGCTTTTCAGATTCCTGCTGCTGATGGTTTTATGAATAGGATTCGAGATGAAGCAGAAGCAGCAAAGGATGTAAAACAAGATGTTCCTGTGATGGTGATTTTAGGAAATCCTCCTTATTCTTATGAATCTATAAATACTGACCCTTGGATTGTGGGATTAGTTAGAGATTATTATCAAGTGGACGGGAAACCTTTAGGAGAAAGAAACCCGAAAGGATTATTAGATGATTATGTAAAGTTTATCCGTTTTGCTCAACATCGAGTTTCGGAAACTGGTTATGGTATTGTGGCTTTAATTACGAATCATGGTTATTTAGATAATCCGACTTTTCGAGGTATGCGTCAAAATTTGATGCAAACTTTTGATGAAATTTATGTTTTAGATTTACATGGTAATAGTAAGAAAAAAGAAGTTTGTCCTGACGGTTCACAGGATAAAAATGTATTTGATATTCAGCAAGGTGTAGCAATTAGTATTTTTATTAAATATGAAAATAGTCAGCAAAAATTAGCATCTGTTTATCATGCTGATTTATGGGGTATGAGAGAGGTTTATGAAAATAAAGAGTTAGTTGGTGGTAAATATCATTGGTTATCGGAAAATGATATTAGTTCAACTGATTGGAAAATTTTAAATCCTCAAAAGGAATTTTATTTATTTAGTCCTCAGAATACCGATTTATTACCAGAATATGAACAGGGGTGGAAAATAACAGAAATTATGTTAACTAATTCTACAGGTGTAAAAACTCACAGAGATCATTTTGTCATCAGTTTTGATTCAGGAGATTTACAAAAAAGGATAGAAGATTTCAGGAATTTGGATATTAGGGATAAAGAAATTGAAGAAAAATATAATCTTAAAGATACGAGAGATTGGCAAATAAATCATACAAGAAAATCTTTATCTAAGAATAATGAGTGGAAAAAATATTTTACTAAATGTTTATATCGTCCTTTTGATTTTAGAGAATATTATCACCATCAAGATGTAGTCGAATTACCACGACAAGATGTAATACAGCATATAATTAATTGCGATAACTTAGGTTTAATAGCTACTCGTCAAATTACTAGCTTAACGTTTTCTCATATACTTTGTACCGAATATATAATTGAGATGAAAACTTGTTCTCATGATCGTGGAACAAACATTTTCCCTCTTTATCTTTACCCAACAAATACCCCAACTTTATTTGATTCTCCACCAACTAACGCACCTGGAGGACGTAAACCGAATTTATCCCCAGAATTTATTACTGAATTTTCCCAAAAACTAGGTTTAGAATTTATTTCTGATGGAAAAGGAGATAAAACTAAAACCTTTGCACCAGAGGATATTTTTAATTACATTTACGCTATCTTTCATTCTCCTAACTACCGTCAACGTTACGCCGAATTTTTAAAGATTGATTTTCCGCGTGTTCCCTTAACTTCCAATTCCGCGCTTTTTTGGGAGTTAGTAATCAAAGGTGATAAATTAGTTAAATATCATTTAATGAAAGAAACAGGAACAGAAATTTCTACTTATCCTATTCCTGGTTCTGATATTGTGGAACAAGTCAAATATAATGAAAATCATCAACAAATTTGGATAAATTCTGAACAATATTTTGATCAAGTTCCTCCGCAAATATGGAATTTTTATATTGGTGGTTATCAAGTTTGTCAAAAATGGCTGAAAGATAGAAAAGGAAGAGAATTGAATTTTGATGATATTAATCATTATCAAAATATTATTTCTATCATATCAGAGACGATTAAGATTATGGAAGATATTGATATAATTATTGAAAAATATGGCAGTTTTCCGTTAGAATAA
- a CDS encoding serine/threonine phosphatase, producing the protein MLICPQCKFENSNSNKFCQSCGISLAHKICPECSNDVALNAQYCHKCGAESGPVWYALITQVVHKVVSVMAETAEFSQNLENIANGGGDSGLFSKFVLDSYLDFQQRYRLLASPLTPEVIGNHSEIKVRVLDCQPYEISLIGAMLLSETKMNTTTIPDLAQAYLKLQMEMHLGIPKIHDAWQQDHLQVILLADRSNWPMLLDVWQRDTTSTLEILDWLYQMTQLWELLEGVSCRQSLLELSNLRLDEDQSVVLQRLYVEPLITELPQDKQQTLTLKSLGQMWQTLFTESQRTQFGYVLQVLADIESGHIQTLTQLLSHLEKIATEIEAVSTQEKPNFSATILQPGSKIETKHDDAPTMVLSTFLSSLEYAAYTNVGRQRDHNEDYFGVDSKVHKLELPRDSTVTAQGLYILCDGMGGHAGGEVASELAVKTIRKYFQETWVDTELPRKESIRHAVYLANQAIYELNQKEARSGIGRMGTTLVMLLLQNNQAAIAHVGDSRLYCLTRKQELEQITIDHEVGQREIARGIEPSIAYGRADAYQLTQALGPRNENFLHPDVEFFDIDEDMLLILVSDGLSDNDCLETHWQTHLQPLLSSASNLEVGIQNLIELGNEHNGHDNLTAILVRVKVRPSQQSCF; encoded by the coding sequence ATGCTGATCTGCCCCCAGTGTAAATTTGAAAACTCTAATAGTAATAAGTTTTGTCAAAGCTGTGGTATATCCCTAGCTCATAAAATCTGTCCTGAATGCAGTAATGATGTAGCTCTAAATGCACAATATTGTCATAAATGTGGTGCAGAATCTGGACCAGTTTGGTATGCTCTCATTACTCAGGTAGTACATAAGGTAGTTTCTGTTATGGCGGAAACTGCGGAATTCAGCCAAAATTTAGAAAATATAGCAAATGGGGGCGGTGATTCTGGTCTGTTCTCCAAGTTTGTTTTAGATTCTTATTTAGATTTCCAGCAGCGTTATCGTTTATTGGCATCTCCACTAACTCCAGAAGTGATTGGGAATCATAGTGAGATAAAAGTCAGGGTTTTAGATTGCCAACCTTACGAAATATCACTAATTGGGGCAATGCTTCTGTCTGAAACCAAGATGAATACGACTACAATTCCGGATCTAGCACAAGCTTATCTAAAATTGCAGATGGAGATGCACTTAGGAATACCCAAAATTCATGATGCTTGGCAGCAAGATCATCTTCAAGTAATCTTGTTGGCAGATAGATCCAATTGGCCAATGTTGCTTGATGTTTGGCAAAGAGACACAACCAGTACATTGGAAATTTTAGATTGGTTGTATCAGATGACTCAACTTTGGGAGTTGCTAGAAGGTGTGAGTTGTCGCCAAAGTTTGTTAGAGTTGTCAAATTTGCGGTTGGATGAAGACCAATCCGTGGTACTACAAAGGTTATATGTAGAGCCATTAATTACGGAATTACCACAAGATAAACAACAAACTTTAACTCTCAAAAGTTTGGGTCAGATGTGGCAAACTTTGTTCACAGAATCCCAACGCACTCAATTTGGCTATGTGCTACAGGTATTGGCGGATATAGAATCTGGGCATATTCAAACTCTGACACAGTTGCTATCACACTTAGAAAAAATAGCCACAGAAATAGAAGCAGTCTCTACTCAGGAAAAACCCAATTTTTCTGCAACTATCTTGCAACCAGGTAGTAAAATAGAAACCAAACATGATGATGCCCCAACTATGGTTCTATCCACATTCCTAAGTAGTTTGGAATATGCAGCATATACTAATGTTGGTCGTCAACGAGATCACAATGAAGACTATTTTGGTGTTGATAGTAAAGTCCACAAGCTAGAATTACCAAGAGATAGCACGGTGACAGCACAAGGTTTGTATATTCTTTGTGATGGTATGGGTGGTCATGCTGGAGGTGAAGTAGCCAGTGAATTAGCTGTGAAGACTATCCGTAAATATTTCCAAGAAACCTGGGTAGATACAGAATTACCTCGGAAGGAATCTATTCGTCATGCCGTTTACTTAGCTAATCAAGCTATTTATGAGCTTAATCAAAAGGAAGCTCGTTCCGGTATTGGTCGCATGGGTACTACTTTGGTCATGCTGTTACTTCAGAATAATCAAGCTGCAATTGCTCATGTGGGAGATAGTCGTCTTTATTGCCTGACTCGCAAGCAAGAACTAGAACAAATAACTATAGATCATGAAGTTGGTCAAAGAGAAATTGCTAGGGGTATAGAACCCAGTATCGCCTATGGACGTGCAGATGCTTACCAACTTACCCAAGCATTAGGTCCACGCAATGAAAATTTCCTTCATCCTGATGTGGAATTCTTTGATATTGATGAAGATATGCTTTTGATATTAGTATCAGATGGTTTATCAGATAATGACTGCCTAGAGACTCATTGGCAAACTCATCTTCAACCTTTACTGAGTTCTGCTAGTAACTTAGAAGTGGGTATTCAAAATTTAATTGAATTGGGCAATGAACATAACGGTCATGACAATCTTACAGCTATACTAGTACGAGTAAAAGTCCGGCCATCTCAGCAAAGTTGCTTCTAA
- a CDS encoding DUF4327 family protein, producing MIQQLIHPMVKLQRNVQSLVESNIIKPNDKIWKIALLYGDEWQHWKQELLDFGFSTQDPISDLLAVENWDDD from the coding sequence ATGATTCAGCAATTAATTCACCCAATGGTGAAATTGCAGCGCAACGTGCAATCACTCGTAGAATCCAATATTATCAAACCCAATGATAAAATTTGGAAAATTGCCTTACTCTACGGCGATGAATGGCAGCATTGGAAACAAGAGTTGCTAGACTTTGGATTTAGCACCCAAGATCCAATTAGCGATTTACTGGCGGTAGAAAACTGGGATGACGATTAA
- a CDS encoding type II toxin-antitoxin system HicB family antitoxin: MDRLEFPVEYSFDIDSNMVIATIPQLNYISSFGQDFAEAEKNVTEAVLAYLEALEKQGLPIPKIKKNSGTVLIVELVS, translated from the coding sequence ATGGATAGACTAGAGTTTCCCGTAGAATACAGTTTTGATATTGATAGCAACATGGTAATTGCTACCATACCCCAACTCAATTATATTTCTTCCTTTGGTCAAGATTTTGCTGAAGCAGAAAAAAATGTTACTGAAGCAGTATTAGCTTATTTAGAAGCATTAGAAAAACAAGGTTTACCTATTCCCAAAATCAAGAAAAATTCTGGAACAGTTCTAATTGTCGAGTTAGTTTCATGA
- a CDS encoding protein kinase — MITLTLLEKAQKIPLKQWCFEGSTVIRIGRAVDNHVILADNLVSRYHLELKLVTNARGDDWELISQGTNGTFLNGSLVSKCIVADNSLLQLAQGGPVLKVQIQESSPLITQSSRSEGDEISSKMIPEHSSTSCTHEGNHPQNVFCVHCGQPVLVQKTIRHYQVLRTLGKGGMGTTYLACDGASKLTEVPQLLVIKQMNADMVKIPKAQELFIREASILKHLNHAGVPKYYDFFVEDGKKYLAMELIHGQDLDKRIRSTGPVTPKQAIAWMVQTCDILDYLHHQQTPLIHRDIKPANLMVRSGNNSIVVLDFGAVKEIGTKPGTRIGAEGFCAPEQERGQPLTQSDLYAIGPTLIFLLTGENPLKFYRQRGRNFRFEIKGIPTITDQLRQVIDCVTEPLPRDRYHTAKELAQALMSVRS; from the coding sequence GTGATTACTCTGACCCTATTAGAAAAAGCACAAAAAATACCGCTCAAACAGTGGTGCTTTGAGGGTTCTACCGTCATTCGCATCGGTCGGGCGGTAGATAATCACGTTATTTTGGCTGACAATTTAGTTTCTCGGTATCATTTAGAACTGAAATTAGTTACTAATGCCAGAGGAGATGATTGGGAATTAATTAGTCAAGGGACTAATGGCACTTTCCTCAATGGCTCGTTAGTTTCTAAATGTATCGTTGCTGATAATTCTTTACTGCAATTAGCTCAGGGTGGTCCTGTTCTCAAGGTACAAATTCAGGAATCATCTCCTCTAATTACCCAATCCTCACGGTCAGAGGGTGATGAAATTAGTTCAAAGATGATACCAGAACACTCCAGCACTAGTTGTACTCATGAAGGGAATCATCCCCAGAATGTATTTTGTGTTCACTGTGGTCAACCTGTTTTGGTACAAAAGACTATTCGCCATTATCAGGTATTACGCACTTTAGGCAAGGGTGGTATGGGTACTACCTATTTAGCTTGTGATGGTGCAAGTAAACTTACTGAAGTACCACAATTACTAGTCATCAAACAGATGAATGCTGACATGGTGAAAATTCCCAAGGCTCAAGAGTTATTCATTCGGGAAGCTAGTATTCTCAAGCATCTTAATCATGCTGGAGTTCCCAAATATTATGACTTTTTTGTAGAAGATGGTAAAAAATACTTGGCCATGGAATTAATTCACGGACAGGATTTAGACAAACGAATTCGCTCAACCGGACCTGTAACACCAAAACAGGCGATCGCTTGGATGGTGCAAACTTGTGATATTCTCGATTATCTTCATCACCAACAAACACCACTAATTCACCGGGATATTAAGCCGGCTAATTTAATGGTGCGGAGTGGTAATAATAGTATTGTGGTTTTGGATTTTGGTGCTGTTAAGGAAATTGGCACGAAACCAGGGACAAGAATCGGTGCAGAGGGTTTTTGCGCCCCTGAACAGGAACGGGGACAACCTCTTACCCAATCTGATTTGTATGCTATTGGTCCGACCTTGATTTTTTTATTAACTGGGGAAAATCCTTTAAAATTTTATCGGCAAAGGGGACGCAATTTTCGTTTTGAGATCAAAGGTATCCCGACAATTACTGATCAATTGAGACAGGTAATTGATTGTGTGACAGAACCTTTACCACGCGATCGCTATCATACTGCAAAAGAATTAGCTCAGGCATTAATGTCAGTCCGCAGTTAG